Proteins from a genomic interval of Symmachiella macrocystis:
- the gpmA gene encoding 2,3-diphosphoglycerate-dependent phosphoglycerate mutase, producing MYKVVLLRHGESQWNLENRFTGWTDVDLTEAGIGQASGAGKILKEQGFTFDQAYTSVLKRAIRTLWLALDEMDLMWIPVERDWRLNERHYGDLQGLNKAETAKKFGDEQVLVWRRSYDTPPPPLDAGDERCPGNDRRYENLSAEQLPLTECLKDTVERVMPYWHETIAPAIKAGQKLIIVAHGNSLRALVKYLDDVSEEEIVGLNIPTGVPLVYELDENLKPIRHEYLGDQAAIQAAMDAVAKQGQAKS from the coding sequence ATGTATAAAGTCGTTTTATTGCGGCACGGTGAAAGTCAGTGGAACCTGGAAAACCGATTTACCGGTTGGACCGATGTGGATCTGACGGAGGCTGGAATCGGCCAAGCCAGCGGTGCCGGAAAAATTCTCAAAGAGCAAGGATTCACTTTTGACCAGGCGTATACGTCGGTGCTCAAACGAGCGATTCGCACGTTGTGGTTGGCGCTGGATGAGATGGACTTGATGTGGATTCCGGTCGAGCGGGACTGGCGGCTCAATGAGCGGCATTACGGGGACCTGCAGGGACTCAACAAAGCGGAGACCGCTAAAAAGTTCGGCGACGAGCAAGTTTTGGTTTGGCGACGAAGTTACGACACCCCGCCGCCGCCGTTGGATGCCGGCGATGAACGGTGTCCCGGCAATGACCGTCGTTACGAGAACCTGTCCGCCGAGCAACTCCCGTTGACGGAATGTCTGAAAGACACCGTGGAACGAGTCATGCCGTATTGGCACGAGACGATTGCTCCGGCGATTAAGGCAGGCCAAAAGTTGATCATCGTCGCCCACGGCAACAGCCTACGTGCGCTGGTCAAGTATTTGGATGACGTGAGCGAAGAAGAAATTGTCGGCCTGAATATCCCCACCGGCGTGCCGTTGGTTTATGAGTTGGATGAAAACCTCAAACCAATCCGGCATGAGTACCTGGGGGATCAAGCAGCGATCCAAGCGGCGATGGATGCCGTCGCCAAACAAGGCCAAGCCAAAAGCTGA
- a CDS encoding DUF1559 family PulG-like putative transporter — MMMNRRRVRKIWLPRQTIREGFTLVELLVVIAIIALLIALLMPAVQKVRESARRAQCLNHLHQIGIASHNYLSTYNTFPPGWIQGDYFEEYQNPATPASYGIVAGFNGPHPTGEVDLDLPTGSNKWSVSYMWGWQAFLLSEMDQGTVNLKFNEPKSTNYNLQGIQMVIPTYVCPSATLPDQRAGELGYATYRGCMGNTADNGMMNMNSTYSDRDCTDGTTMTILFGESRFGFWGDALSCCARVPRMDDTYSENDPLRNGRDQKLWDWYSAPFQAGWEMDDIPDVDDDGDDVDDVDDEENHPIPDRNAVFTYFGFGSFHGDAVNFFFVDGSARPLAKTMDKTILNALATRNGQERISEEF, encoded by the coding sequence ATGATGATGAATCGACGACGCGTTCGCAAGATTTGGCTTCCGCGGCAGACAATCCGCGAAGGTTTTACCCTGGTGGAACTGTTGGTGGTGATCGCCATCATTGCCTTGCTGATTGCCCTGTTGATGCCGGCCGTACAAAAGGTGCGTGAATCGGCTCGCCGCGCGCAATGCTTAAATCATCTGCACCAAATTGGCATCGCCTCCCATAACTACCTCTCGACGTACAACACGTTTCCGCCGGGTTGGATTCAAGGCGACTACTTCGAGGAGTATCAGAATCCTGCCACGCCAGCGAGTTATGGCATCGTTGCGGGTTTTAATGGACCACACCCCACCGGCGAGGTTGACCTGGACCTTCCGACAGGCTCCAACAAATGGAGCGTATCCTACATGTGGGGTTGGCAAGCGTTCCTGCTCTCGGAGATGGATCAAGGCACGGTGAACCTCAAGTTTAACGAGCCAAAATCAACGAACTACAACCTGCAGGGCATTCAAATGGTGATTCCCACCTATGTCTGCCCCAGCGCAACACTCCCCGACCAGCGCGCCGGCGAGTTGGGCTACGCAACCTATCGCGGCTGCATGGGCAACACGGCCGACAATGGGATGATGAATATGAATAGTACCTACAGCGATCGAGATTGCACGGATGGAACTACGATGACGATTCTCTTCGGAGAAAGCCGGTTCGGTTTTTGGGGCGATGCCCTCTCCTGCTGTGCCCGTGTCCCCCGCATGGACGACACTTACAGCGAAAACGACCCCTTGCGAAATGGAAGGGATCAAAAACTTTGGGACTGGTACAGCGCCCCCTTCCAAGCGGGTTGGGAGATGGATGATATTCCCGATGTCGATGACGACGGCGATGACGTAGACGATGTCGACGACGAAGAGAATCATCCGATTCCCGATAGAAACGCGGTTTTCACATATTTTGGCTTCGGCAGTTTTCACGGTGATGCGGTGAACTTCTTCTTCGTCGACGGTTCCGCTCGTCCGCTAGCCAAGACGATGGACAAAACCATTCTCAATGCATTGGCCACTCGCAATGGCCAGGAACGGATCTCCGAAGAATTTTGA
- a CDS encoding TVP38/TMEM64 family protein produces MKNRQSILIRLVIIVALVVAVILFGRWMGSEIPKIEADIAALGFWGPLALAVIVALATPLFVPDTLFAVAAGVLFGLIEGTVVVVTGALGASCLCYIISHFILRKRVAAALSQQPKIAAVAAAAERRGLKFQVLLRLTPLSPVAISYALGTTNTRFSTFILGCLGIIPGIFVEVYFGYVAGHAAKIAGNASSHSRLHEFVLFAGLAVCIVLIIYVTRMARQALTEADPALDEDLRPEQ; encoded by the coding sequence GTGAAAAACCGGCAAAGCATCCTCATACGGCTAGTCATCATTGTGGCATTGGTCGTCGCTGTGATCCTGTTCGGACGTTGGATGGGGAGCGAAATCCCCAAAATCGAGGCCGATATTGCCGCATTGGGCTTTTGGGGACCGCTTGCGCTAGCCGTTATCGTGGCCTTAGCCACGCCGCTATTCGTGCCCGATACACTGTTCGCCGTCGCGGCGGGGGTGCTGTTTGGATTGATCGAAGGGACCGTGGTCGTCGTCACCGGTGCGCTGGGGGCATCCTGCCTGTGCTATATCATCTCCCACTTTATCCTACGGAAACGTGTGGCTGCGGCATTGAGTCAGCAGCCAAAAATCGCCGCAGTCGCCGCCGCTGCGGAACGTCGGGGGTTGAAGTTTCAGGTGTTGTTGCGGCTCACGCCACTCAGCCCAGTCGCCATTAGCTATGCGTTAGGCACGACCAACACGCGCTTCAGCACGTTTATCCTGGGATGCCTGGGGATCATTCCGGGGATTTTTGTCGAAGTCTATTTCGGTTACGTGGCAGGGCATGCGGCCAAAATCGCCGGCAACGCCAGTTCGCATTCCCGACTCCACGAATTCGTGTTGTTCGCCGGGCTGGCAGTCTGCATCGTGTTGATCATCTACGTAACCCGCATGGCACGGCAAGCACTGACCGAAGCGGACCCTGCGTTGGATGAAGACTTGAGGCCTGAGCAGTGA